CGCTAAACAGCCAGGTAAAAGCATATGTGTTCTGTATTGCTAGGACAATAAattgcacacacaaaatgctTGTATTTTCCTGTTTTGATGTTATTGACATTGTGCTGTTCTTCCTCGTTCCTCTTCCTCTGCCACTTCAGGTAGATTTGATGAGGTTTTGGTCAGGCATCAGGTGAAGTATTTGGGTTTGATGGAGAATCTGAGAGTAAGGAGAGCTGGATTTGCATACAGACGAAATTATGAGGCGTTCTTGGAGAGGTCAGTCTTGTGCAACCAGTCTTTCTATTACCAGATTTGAATGTTTCTttaccttattttgttttttatttctttcacagGTATAAGTCTCTGTGTCCGGACACCTGGCCAAACTGGCATGGGAAACTCTCAGAGGGGGTTGCCACTCTGGTAAATCACCTGAACTATAAACCTGAAGAATACAAACTGGGCAGGTGAGGGGTGATATATGAGAACatataccatttaaaaatagtgaaaaaagATCCTCCTTTTCTGGCTCTGGGGCAGCAGTGGAGGAGCTGGGGTGAAGTCTATCttagtttgttttctgtttaggTCCAAAATCTTTATCCGCTTCCCAAGAACTCTGTTTGTGACTGAGGATGCACTTGAGGGCAAGAAACAAACCAttggtacatttttttttttactgcaagcATTTACTTAAAGTTGTAATAATAAGCTTGCTTTTTGAACATCACTTTTGCTTAGATTTTATTAtgatataatgaataaatgtacatttatctGAATGTTTTTAAGCTGTCACTCTACAGACGTCTTGGCGGGGCTACAGGGAGAGAGCCAAGTACCACCGGATCCGACACGCAGGTAACCGTGACAAATAGactaaacacagacagacagacagacaaagcaAAGAAATGCAACAGCCgatctgtttttctctttcatcttgCAGTAATTGCTATCCAGTCGTGGTGGAGAGGAGTCAAAGGCCGAAGGAAAGCCAAGCATCGCAGACAAGCAGCTGACACTATACGCAAGTATGAGAGCTTTTGTATCATGTAGGTGAATGAGTTACATTGATTGTGTCACGGATTCCATCCTTCATTAACCCTTGATTTCATCCTTCCCTAATTTCACAGGTTCATCAAAGGCTTCATCCTGCGCAATGAGCCTCGTTGCCCTGACAATGAGTACTTTCTGGATCATGTGCGATTCTCTTTCTTGATGAAAGTGAAACGAAATCTGCCAAAAAGTGTTCTTGACAAGAGCTGGCCAAGACCACCGCCCTCACTCGCAGAGGTATGATAATAATTTATGATCAGTtctgaaatctgaaatctgTAAGGTCAGACCAGCTAGAGTCTGGACAACGTAGATGTgattatattaatgtttgaaatgaatacttttactattcagcaaggatgcattatatatatgtatttgaacAAAACAATCTCTTTTCaaaattaacaataacacaaatcGTTTCATCAGCATATTAGTATGACTTATAAaagattgtgtgacactgaagactgctcCGAGCTGTGTCTGCCCACTGCTCCAGGTGTGTGTACACAGTGTTtgtacatgtgtgtttgtgtgcacttgGATGGGTGAAATTCAAAGCTCAAATTCCAAGTGTGACACCATACTTGTCAAATAAATGGAGCCTTGATGAATATAAAagaattctttcaaaacctaTCCCCAAAAAGACCCAAACATTTGATGGGATTGGGTAGTgtataacaactttatttttccCCACAGGCATCTGAGCACCTTCACAGAATGTGCATTCGCAACCTGGTCAATGACTACTGCAGAAGAATCCAGCCAGAGTGGAAGAAGCAGGTACTGCATTCATACAAGAGTAAACGCACATCTGCATGGACAACCATAACTGATCTCACCCTGTCTGTAGCTGGAACAGAAGGTTGTAGCCAGTGCCATCTTTCGTGGTCAGAAGGACTGCTACCCTAGAAGTGTTCCCAAACTTTTTGTAGCCACCAGACTAGGTAATATTCACAAACACGTGAAAAAATGTCtatgctgaaaaacacaaatgcatagACAAACAAACGTAGAAACTCAGTGACACATTTTTATCACCACAGAGACTGAAGAGATCAATCTCAAAGTGTTGCAAACTCTTGGGACTGACAACAAGGTGaaggtaaatgtgtttttatgcttttgtgtGAAATTAAAGCTTAATATTAGttgtatattacatataaatttaCTAGatgcttttagattttttgtttggTCACAAGGTTCCATGTAGTATTCATTAAAGTCCACAATGAATGAGGtttagttttgttcattttggatGTTACAGTATTTGAATTAAACTACAATGTAAGCTGCAAAGAAATTTTGAACTGTAAATGAAACAGCACAACTTAAAAAAAGGTCAGATGAGGGGAAAACAATTATGTCATCCTCGCATAACACTCAGGTACCATCTTAACACCTGAGGCTTCATCCTCTTTCTCCTGTAGAGGGTGCACTCAGcctccagaaaaaaaacaaaaatattagacTGTATctaatataatacacacacacacacaaattgatCTTACCACAAAACAATGGCAAATATTTATCAAGATATTTTTGCCAGTGCCAGAGCCAGTGCATCTGACCTAAATTATtaagttaacaataaaaaacatcaatCAAACATAATACCCgtcttaataaatatttttaattttaatattagagTGGTTGAGAATGTACTTgtgtattattttctatttcagtaTGGTGTAGCAGTCACTAAGTACGATCGGCACGGTTTCCGCCCACGTATTCGTCAGCTGTTGTTGACCACTTCATCTGCTGTACTGGTCCAGGaagcaaaaatcaaacaacGTATCGACTACGGCACATTGCTGGGTAATGTTACTGTAATACAGCTCTAGCCTTTGTTGCCTAACAATACTGTACCACATCCCAGCTTATTAAAATTTCATACTCCTGTTTTTCACCGTATCTAATTCTTGGGTAATCATACTCTTCCCTACTACTCGAACCATAAATTCTCCTCAGTGACAAACAGCTGGTGTGCCATTAACATCTTACTGGGTAGCACTTCACAATACCATACAATCactgtttgcttctttttgTAGGTATCTCTGTTAGTTCCCTCGGTGATGGATTCTTTGTTTTGCATATTCCCACCACTGACAGTAAGCAGAAGGTAAGAGATGCTTTGTGATTGTATTGGTTGTGCGGATGGACTTTAATATTGAGCCTCTGACCTTTAGGGTGACCTGGTGCTACAATGCGATCATGTGATTGAGGCTGTCACCAAGCTGGCCATCATGGCAGACAAGATACACAATGTCAACATCAGCCAGGACAGGTGTGTGCATGCACAGTGGTAAATCCCTTAATAGACAAACCGGTTCAGGAGTGTTTTTACAGCACGTATATTTATGCCTGTTTACAGCTTTTAATCTGTTTATGCTGTACTCTCCAGTATCAGGTTTGCCATAGCGAGGGGAAAGGAGGGAGTGATAGATTTCTCCAGTGGTTCGGACCCGCGAGTGGTCAAGACCAAGAATGGACACCTGTCTGTGGTGAGCTTCACACAATAAATGATAAAGAAATACAAGGCTAAAAAATGCATTGGAAAaacgtaaaatgtaataatgagaCTATTTAACAAGTAAACTGAGTTCTCTGGTCCCTCTTTTCCAGACCACTCCACGAATGTCATGAACAGCCAATGAGAGCTCACCAGCAGTGGACAGATCATTTCACAGGAGTGCTTTAGCCAATCACTACACAGAGCCAGACTACTCTTTTATGATTCGTGTCAGTCTCAAaccaaaagcacattttagcaTGTTAGCAAGTGTGTATTAAAGGACATTTgtaatcttttcattttaacaaaattttattATGCTTAATGCTAAATGTTatgctttaataattttatttttaattaactgattagtttattttatattttctctcaGCTGaccaattaattcaattatgtTAATACTTCAAGCTTTAGTATACAGATATACTACAAATATTTCTGAGAATTCTTATTTACTaggtaattttttaaaattttaattcaaaagctTTATAACACCAAAACGACACCCCTACTTGTCAGCGCAGTGTCTCATAACTCAATTGTtgttgaataattaaaaaaaatattaaatgcattatggttactgcattatttttggtttgctttattaaatctCTAAAACTATGTCAAAAACTGCTTCTAGCAGTGTTTGAAACATCAGTCATGACAAGTTTAGGCTGCATCAAGTGTTGAGTATGACTTTACTTACTGTCTATTGTatgtaaaagaagaaaaaactgtcACACAAATATGCACTAGATGCACTTCAtggttttattcaaatcaagcttgtacaaaataaacatttcacttATGCACttaattacaaacaataaatattctataaaaaaatataaatcacataaataaaataaataatttaataaataacacaaggTGGAAAGTACAGGGGAATGACAATGAAAAAGGGATGTAAAATCTCATTCTGACCTCTGATTTACTGATTAACAGTAGAGGAGGGAAGTGGGGTGTTTGGGGAATTTTGGTCTTCCAGAATGGCTGactaacctttttttgtttcagtaaaattgtccaatataaataaaataacgcACTTACCCTTCAAACAGACAAATATACATTCAAGTACAATAATTGTATTATCTAAAAATACTATTGGatcaaaaaaacactgtttggcAATCTCATGATAACCCACACTAGCTGCCTGCTGATGTACTGAACCCCTGAGACTTACCAAATACatcaaaaatacttaaatataaaatacagaatgcagtaaaatctgtttaattaattgtaaacaaacagtaaataaaaaatagtaataaattattttcataaataaaatatttaaagcacaaGGTAAACAGAAACTGACATGGAAATGTTTATGGATATGAATGTTAGTGTATTCAATTACGTAATTTCTTGGTTTTGTTTTAGAATTAATTCTGTGTAATACTTGTGcaatacttgttttttttgtacttttttaaccGCATTGGTTAAATTACTTAAGTGCGTTTGTCAGTATTTAGATTGGAGCACAGAGTAATCTCGTGCCAATCTGCTTAAGTACCGTTCCAGGTCTCTCAGTATCACATACCCCCTCAGATGCTGAATCCAGCGGGACATCTCTGCTGTTGTTGTCTGCAGGGTGTCCACAGATAACTGGCTTCCCGTGAAAATTAAGCCTGCTGATGCCTGGGTGGGTTGTGGAAGGCTGACGGAAATCTTCTCCGTCACTGAAGTAGAAGACTGCGTGGAGCTGCGATGATCATCTGTCTGAGTTGGGGTCTGCAGTATTGTGGTGCTCTCTGTGGAatgatgcatgctgggagtcGGACTGGAAGATGAAGTTGCGTGTAGAAGTGGGGAATTTGTAGATGCCGTGATACTCAGACTGTTCAACTGCAGATAGAGGACAAGCATTAGTAATCGGTATGATTAAGCATAATTTCACCTAAAATtttcttggtaacactttactacTGCGCGtatatagaatttatatttttcatgtctGACCTTAAAATAATTGTTGCAACATTATAACGGTATTAGTAATATTCTAATGCAATAATATCATTTAGAAGTCTAAAAACTAGTATAAAAAGGTGGAATTTGTTTGCTCTACCAGTAAGAACATTATCACGCAGATATCACGAGATAGACCAGACAAATATGACTAAAACGCTAGGCTGCGTGCCAGTGTCGTTAACgttatttttagatataaatatattagtttctatatacgctaaaaaaaaaaaaccccttgGGATTTTTTGAGATATTCTGGCAAGAGCCCCCTCGTTTTGCAACTAAAAGGGGTCATAATGAGTTAGTTGATCATGGGTGTTGTGACACCGTGTCTATGAGATCACTCAAAGAGGTACTGATTACGCAGCAAACAAGTGTGAACTTGTACCTGAGAGTTGACTTGTTTCATTAAGTCCCGCAAATCTACTTGCAGACTATCGAATCTTTGGCACAAGGTGAGCTGAGGCCTTCCTCGTTTGCCCCTTCTCTGCTCTCTTCTTTCCTTCGTCgcgtccctctctctctccagctgcTGCCGTTGAACTTCCAGATGAGTCCAGAAAGTTTGGAGGTTGCGAGAGGCCAAACGCAGACGCTCAGTGTCCTGAACCGAACCACGTGTTAAAATATATCCCCGTGTCCGAAAATAACTAAATGCGCGATAAAGAAATGATGCGCACCTGCATGCGTAGCCAGGTCCGATAGCTGACGGTGACCGCGGGAAGCGTATTCAGCATCAGCTCCCTGTATTCAAAGAGCTCGTCGCCAAACAGCTGTTGtttctgtgaaaacaaaacCGCAGAAGTggattataaataacaaaatgcgACAACACAAGTCATAATGTCGCTGATGTGTTTCGGTTTTCTTACGTAGCGGGACAGCAGCTGCTGAACACGTGCACGAATAGAGAGAGTAAGGCGCAATGAATTGGAGAAGGACAGCGCCCCTCTGTGTCCAAAAGGGTAAGAAGAGTTTGTGAACACCAaacagatgaggatgaggatgcaAAGAGGAGACAGACACCGCCGAAACATCTGGGAGAATGGAAAATTAAACTGTGGTCATT
This genomic interval from Puntigrus tetrazona isolate hp1 chromosome 5, ASM1883169v1, whole genome shotgun sequence contains the following:
- the LOC122345582 gene encoding uncharacterized protein LOC122345582 — its product is MFRRCLSPLCILILICLVFTNSSYPFGHRGALSFSNSLRLTLSIRARVQQLLSRYKQQLFGDELFEYRELMLNTLPAVTVSYRTWLRMQDTERLRLASRNLQTFWTHLEVQRQQLERERDATKERREQRRGKRGRPQLTLCQRFDSLQVDLRDLMKQVNSQLNSLSITASTNSPLLHATSSSSPTPSMHHSTESTTILQTPTQTDDHRSSTQSSTSVTEKISVSLPQPTQASAGLIFTGSQLSVDTLQTTTAEMSRWIQHLRGYVILRDLERYLSRLARDYSVLQSKY